The Desmonostoc muscorum LEGE 12446 genome includes a region encoding these proteins:
- a CDS encoding MAPEG family protein: MYTWKIYGITVVALFLKMLAIILIQVNTRRKSNNFSTPEDAATFGKGGTGVVQESQLLQRATKTLNNDGENIPIFLFLATAYVNLGCWEQGTLIYFPLFVLSRFAHSIAFLRAMQPLRTRAYQLGLSVMVVLSGHILWTALSK; encoded by the coding sequence ATGTATACTTGGAAAATCTATGGAATAACTGTTGTTGCTTTATTTCTGAAAATGTTGGCTATTATCCTAATCCAAGTTAACACTCGGCGGAAGTCCAATAATTTTTCTACACCAGAAGATGCTGCGACTTTTGGCAAAGGGGGAACTGGAGTTGTACAAGAGTCTCAATTACTGCAACGCGCCACTAAAACCCTCAACAATGATGGCGAAAATATTCCGATCTTCCTGTTTCTAGCTACTGCTTACGTTAACTTGGGCTGTTGGGAACAAGGCACCTTAATTTATTTTCCACTTTTTGTTTTGTCGCGCTTTGCCCATTCTATAGCTTTTCTACGCGCCATGCAGCCGCTGAGGACTCGTGCTTATCAGCTAGGTCTTTCCGTGATGGTTGTTTTGTCTGGGCATATTCTGTGGACTGCCCTTTCAAAGTAA
- the trxA gene encoding thioredoxin codes for MSSITNVTEATFKQEVLESAIPVLVDFWAPWCGPCRMVAPVVDEVATEYEGQVKVVKLNTDQNPTVASHYGIRSIPTLMVFKEGRQVDTVVGAVPKTTLNKTLAQHL; via the coding sequence ATGTCATCCATTACAAATGTCACAGAAGCCACATTCAAGCAAGAAGTCTTGGAAAGTGCAATTCCAGTATTAGTGGACTTTTGGGCACCGTGGTGCGGGCCTTGTCGGATGGTGGCTCCGGTTGTAGACGAGGTTGCTACTGAATACGAAGGACAGGTGAAAGTAGTGAAGCTGAATACGGATCAAAATCCTACTGTGGCCAGTCATTACGGAATTCGCAGCATTCCGACGCTGATGGTTTTTAAAGAAGGTCGGCAAGTCGATACTGTGGTAGGGGCAGTGCCGAAGACCACATTAAATAAGACCTTAGCACAGCATCTTTAA
- the tmk gene encoding dTMP kinase — MGGKLIVFEGVEGCGKTSQIQLCCQWLESLGISVVVTREPGGTELGLDLRRLLLEKAEDKPVAEVTELLLYAADRSQHVEQELKPNLAAGKYILCDRYTDSTIAYQGYGRGLNMSLINQLNYIATGGLESDLTIWLDIDVEVGLSRKRGSEVGLDRIEQETIAFHRRVQQGYAELAASHPSRILRVDGSLSKQAVQEIIQEILRAHLQMI; from the coding sequence ATGGGTGGGAAATTAATTGTATTTGAAGGGGTAGAAGGCTGCGGTAAAACCAGCCAAATACAGCTTTGTTGTCAGTGGTTGGAAAGTCTAGGTATTTCTGTGGTGGTAACTCGTGAACCAGGGGGAACAGAGTTAGGCTTAGACCTCCGGCGCTTGCTACTAGAAAAGGCAGAGGATAAACCAGTTGCCGAAGTGACGGAACTTTTGTTGTATGCTGCTGATAGATCCCAGCACGTTGAACAAGAACTTAAACCAAATCTTGCAGCTGGGAAATATATTTTATGCGATCGCTACACCGACTCTACCATTGCCTACCAAGGATATGGTCGAGGTTTGAACATGAGTTTAATCAATCAACTCAACTATATTGCCACCGGTGGCTTAGAAAGTGACCTAACCATTTGGCTGGATATCGATGTCGAGGTAGGACTGTCCCGCAAACGAGGAAGTGAAGTAGGGCTAGACCGCATTGAACAAGAGACAATTGCTTTTCATCGCCGCGTTCAGCAAGGATACGCAGAGTTAGCAGCATCACATCCCTCACGAATTCTGCGGGTAGATGGTAGCTTGAGTAAACAAGCTGTACAAGAAATAATTCAAGAAATTTTGCGCGCACATCTTCAGATGATATGA
- a CDS encoding cytochrome P450 → MSSPSNPGEDRYNLTAPEVLANPYPTYRRILLEDPVYWSDFFGGWYLMRYKDVADAMQDKRISAKRPPISKLPESEQQNILPLIETLSKWILFCDPPEHTRLRVLFNKAFTPRIIDSMAERIQTLVDELIDGVYEQGHLDIIHNLAYPMPAIVIAQMLGANSEDREQFKKWSSDLARFFGMFRIQPEILTSAKQSILEMKEYFRYILEQRRHTPQDDLMSSLIFAQEKGNSLDDDELLSNCVFLTFAGHETTTNLIANGLLALLENPDQMQKLKDDPSLITTTVEEFLRYDSPIQRQARIAVTDLQIDGKQISQGQRLFLVIGAANRDPEQFLNPDKLDITRPENPHLAFGKGTHFCLGAALGRLEAQIAINTIVRRFSDLRLDTDQIEWHENPSLRGMKSMPVAFNP, encoded by the coding sequence ATGTCATCACCAAGTAATCCAGGAGAAGACCGATACAATTTAACAGCTCCAGAAGTACTGGCCAATCCCTATCCTACTTATCGGCGTATTTTGTTAGAAGATCCTGTTTACTGGAGTGATTTTTTTGGGGGCTGGTATCTGATGCGCTATAAAGATGTTGCAGATGCTATGCAAGATAAACGAATTTCGGCCAAGCGTCCGCCGATTAGTAAATTACCTGAATCAGAGCAACAAAACATACTTCCCCTAATTGAAACTCTATCAAAATGGATTCTGTTTTGCGACCCCCCAGAACACACACGTCTGCGTGTACTGTTTAACAAAGCATTCACTCCTCGCATCATTGACAGCATGGCAGAGCGAATTCAGACGCTAGTAGACGAACTAATAGATGGTGTCTATGAGCAGGGTCATCTAGATATTATTCATAATTTAGCTTACCCAATGCCGGCAATCGTCATTGCCCAAATGCTTGGCGCCAATTCTGAAGACCGCGAACAGTTTAAGAAATGGTCATCAGATTTGGCAAGATTTTTTGGTATGTTCCGCATACAGCCAGAAATTTTGACCAGTGCTAAACAAAGTATTCTCGAAATGAAAGAATACTTCCGCTACATCCTTGAACAACGTCGTCATACACCCCAAGATGATCTGATGAGTAGCCTCATCTTCGCACAAGAAAAAGGAAATTCCCTTGATGACGACGAACTCTTATCAAATTGCGTTTTCTTAACTTTTGCAGGCCACGAAACTACCACTAACTTGATTGCTAACGGCTTACTTGCTTTACTCGAAAATCCCGATCAGATGCAAAAGTTAAAGGATGACCCCTCGCTAATCACAACTACTGTAGAGGAGTTTTTACGCTATGATAGCCCAATACAACGGCAAGCCCGCATAGCAGTTACCGATCTCCAAATCGATGGCAAACAAATTAGCCAAGGACAACGCCTATTTCTGGTGATTGGTGCAGCTAACCGTGACCCGGAGCAATTCTTAAATCCCGACAAATTAGACATTACACGCCCTGAAAACCCACACTTGGCATTTGGAAAAGGAACCCATTTTTGCTTGGGTGCAGCCCTTGGTAGGCTTGAGGCACAAATTGCCATCAATACTATTGTGCGCCGCTTTAGCGATCTCCGGCTGGATACAGATCAGATTGAATGGCATGAAAACCCGTCCTTGCGAGGTATGAAATCAATGCCTGTAGCTTTCAATCCCTAA
- a CDS encoding orange carotenoid protein N-terminal domain-containing protein — MTYTQTGDPTIRQHVQAWQKLDVDQQLALFWFIYEEIGNSITPAAPGASTASSEIAEGLFNQVKELTHEQQLKIQRDLINKVDTQISRQYGSLGDTTKLLFWYLLAEGMENGTIIPVPDDYRLSSESQALFSRIQGLSFEQQITLFRDYVAPMGAEAKAGAGI, encoded by the coding sequence ATGACATACACGCAAACTGGCGATCCAACTATTCGGCAACATGTGCAAGCTTGGCAAAAATTAGATGTAGATCAACAGTTAGCTTTGTTTTGGTTTATCTATGAAGAAATAGGTAACTCAATTACTCCAGCCGCCCCCGGCGCTAGCACTGCTTCTTCAGAAATTGCTGAAGGTTTGTTTAATCAAGTTAAGGAATTAACTCACGAACAACAATTAAAAATTCAGCGTGACTTGATTAACAAAGTCGATACCCAAATTTCTCGTCAATATGGTTCTTTGGGTGATACCACAAAGCTACTTTTTTGGTATCTATTAGCTGAAGGTATGGAAAATGGCACTATCATTCCTGTACCTGATGATTATCGGCTTTCCTCAGAATCTCAAGCGCTGTTTAGCAGAATTCAAGGATTATCTTTTGAGCAACAGATTACTCTTTTCCGTGATTACGTTGCACCAATGGGTGCCGAAGCAAAAGCAGGCGCAGGAATTTAG
- a CDS encoding glycosyltransferase, translating to MGLIVLGLMLLSLTIWLGLLCFWGQFWRLDQQLEVETLYTTSLQSVVCAVVPARNEAELIPISLRSLLLQDYPGSLDVFLVDDRSTDRTANFAEGVAHAVGKPQQLHIISGEPLPPGWSGKLWAVEQGIKNASKLTPDYFLLTDADIEHDVSNLRRLVAKAEQENLDLVSVMVRLRCESFWEKLLIPAFVFFFQKLYPFRWVNNPKNPTAAAAGGSILIRREALERIGGIQAIRQALIDDCALAGAVKRSGGVVSREWGVGEMREMRGTTNAQSPIHNPQSPIPSQGRIWLGLSTLTRSLRPYNSLATIWDTIARTAYTQLNYSPLLLLGTLVGMSLIYLVPPVGVILGVVWRNWAIAFTGLCGWLLMTLAYYPTIRFYKCSFWLAFSLPAIAFLYTLMTLDSALRHWQGRGGSWKGRVYPNPDNL from the coding sequence ATGGGTCTAATTGTATTAGGATTGATGCTTTTATCCTTGACAATTTGGTTGGGATTACTGTGTTTTTGGGGGCAGTTTTGGCGATTAGACCAGCAATTAGAGGTAGAGACGTTGTATACAACGTCTCTACAATCTGTGGTTTGTGCGGTGGTTCCTGCGCGTAACGAAGCTGAATTAATACCAATCAGCTTGCGATCGCTCTTACTTCAAGATTACCCTGGTTCTTTGGACGTGTTTTTAGTAGACGATCGCAGCACAGACCGTACAGCAAATTTTGCTGAAGGAGTCGCCCACGCTGTCGGTAAACCCCAGCAATTACATATTATCTCTGGGGAACCACTACCTCCCGGTTGGTCAGGGAAACTTTGGGCAGTTGAGCAAGGTATAAAGAATGCTAGTAAACTGACACCTGACTATTTTTTGCTCACCGACGCAGATATCGAACATGACGTGAGTAATCTCCGGCGACTCGTTGCTAAAGCTGAGCAGGAAAATTTAGACCTGGTTTCTGTGATGGTGCGACTCAGGTGTGAAAGCTTTTGGGAAAAACTATTGATTCCGGCTTTCGTCTTTTTCTTCCAAAAACTCTATCCCTTCCGCTGGGTGAATAATCCCAAAAATCCCACAGCCGCTGCTGCTGGAGGTTCGATCTTAATACGCCGAGAAGCTTTAGAGCGAATCGGAGGTATTCAAGCGATTCGCCAAGCTTTAATTGATGATTGCGCCTTGGCTGGGGCAGTTAAGAGGAGTGGGGGAGTAGTGAGTAGGGAGTGGGGAGTGGGGGAGATGAGGGAAATGAGGGGAACAACCAATGCCCAATCCCCAATCCACAATCCCCAATCCCCAATCCCCAGTCAAGGTCGTATCTGGCTTGGATTGAGTACTTTAACTCGCAGTTTGCGTCCGTACAATTCCCTGGCGACGATTTGGGATACGATTGCCCGTACTGCCTATACTCAACTTAATTATTCTCCGTTACTACTATTAGGAACTTTGGTAGGGATGAGCTTAATTTATCTAGTTCCACCTGTGGGTGTGATTTTGGGTGTAGTTTGGAGAAATTGGGCGATCGCATTTACAGGTTTATGCGGTTGGTTATTAATGACCTTGGCTTACTACCCGACAATCCGCTTCTATAAATGTTCTTTTTGGTTAGCCTTTAGTTTACCCGCGATCGCTTTTCTCTATACCCTGATGACTCTAGATTCTGCACTCCGTCACTGGCAAGGACGCGGCGGCAGCTGGAAAGGAAGAGTTTATCCCAACCCAGATAATTTATAG
- a CDS encoding ATP-binding protein, producing MSHSGHAALSQSSYPRLTRSLSAVESWGFGLTAHISWTALVPAIHAALGSQAIFVWIPAVIFGMLLNYQVKRLGMHFINVAGGTPNYTSKLLENYPGLACYAAIGYLLNWVSYLSVNTIVLRDLVKVNLAALDIACPEIFTDIGFTLLPFIVAFSGTRALSILHLFFVIPAFGLLITFCVQGLGWLAFSDVSPGFFPNSWSSLSFVDWAKWFFFVTYATYSCETASSFVADSRHPSQTLRFLDIAAWTMPPIFLGGSWVIIRLATDPNLKDNAFLNLVAASQPFWGKSAAVSVTFLLVAACLLGSATVVSNCPRILYQLALDNHISPVFSAVSRRGVFFPALTLTLVLCLIYLFWGDVARIVAVGNIGWFVSFMLFHLGLWLRRDRSEVLFPRISLAIFLLEVVVLLVGGLTWGWLNLLIGLLFPLGVMGIDAVIRRVPFPPFHLSWWIRQYRTRPSVVIKDSVVLQVTILILLLCSAVGIGWLFGVKLHKVTSAGGDNIFVVLLMSVAFVGVAIACWTSLPQVVAIAEARESAEHLFTVAQDGILVLDHRGIIRQANPATEFFFGIHPSQLQGNHLSKWLPELTPYPDEWTKRSEQTLLCKGKNRTLDVSISDRPHQDFQEYVVILHDITERKQAEEILRNSEAQLRQEAKHLASQLVQSEKMSSLGQLVAGVAHEINNPVNFIYGNINFASQYIEDLLKLLQLYQQYYPNPVPEIENKIEAIDLNFLITDLPNLLSSMEVGAERITEIVLSLRNFSRLDEAEMKAVNIHEGIDSTLMILENRLKAKPNSVGIEVIKEYGELPLVECYAGQLNQVFMNILANAIDALEESLVISHSSFATDKGLMTNNRGQIRIHTKLNKDKQVVIRIADNGIGIPEDVQQRLFEPFFTTKPVGKGTGLGLSISYQIITQKHQGKLQCISTVGQGTEFVIIIPLTQRAI from the coding sequence ATGTCCCATTCTGGTCATGCCGCTTTGAGCCAATCTTCTTACCCTCGTTTGACTAGAAGCCTGAGTGCTGTTGAAAGTTGGGGTTTCGGTTTAACAGCTCATATTTCCTGGACAGCATTGGTTCCGGCAATTCACGCTGCCCTTGGTTCACAAGCGATTTTTGTCTGGATACCTGCGGTAATTTTTGGAATGCTGCTCAATTATCAGGTAAAACGCTTGGGTATGCATTTTATTAATGTGGCTGGAGGAACACCTAACTATACTAGTAAGCTGCTGGAAAACTATCCAGGACTAGCCTGCTATGCAGCCATTGGATACCTGCTAAATTGGGTTTCCTATCTGTCAGTTAATACCATCGTACTTAGAGATTTAGTGAAAGTGAATTTGGCAGCGCTAGATATTGCCTGTCCAGAAATATTCACAGATATTGGCTTTACATTGTTGCCGTTTATAGTGGCGTTTAGTGGTACTCGCGCTCTGAGTATTTTACATTTGTTTTTTGTAATTCCGGCCTTTGGACTGCTAATTACTTTTTGTGTACAAGGCCTTGGCTGGTTAGCGTTTTCTGATGTTAGTCCTGGTTTTTTTCCTAACAGTTGGTCATCTTTGAGTTTTGTGGATTGGGCTAAGTGGTTTTTTTTCGTCACCTATGCAACCTACAGTTGTGAAACGGCTTCTTCTTTTGTCGCCGATAGCCGCCACCCCAGTCAAACGCTGCGCTTTCTAGACATCGCTGCTTGGACGATGCCACCAATCTTTTTAGGAGGGTCTTGGGTAATTATACGATTGGCAACAGATCCAAACCTCAAAGATAATGCTTTTTTGAATCTTGTGGCGGCTTCCCAACCTTTCTGGGGAAAATCTGCGGCTGTGAGTGTTACTTTTTTGCTAGTAGCTGCGTGTCTATTAGGTTCGGCAACGGTTGTTTCTAATTGCCCGCGAATTTTATATCAACTTGCCTTAGACAATCACATCTCACCGGTATTTTCTGCTGTGTCACGTCGGGGCGTATTTTTTCCGGCGTTGACTTTGACACTGGTGCTTTGCCTGATTTATTTGTTTTGGGGAGATGTAGCGCGAATTGTAGCGGTTGGTAACATTGGTTGGTTTGTCTCCTTTATGTTATTCCATTTGGGGCTTTGGTTGCGGCGCGATCGCTCAGAAGTTTTATTCCCCCGCATATCTTTAGCAATTTTTTTGTTAGAAGTTGTGGTGTTGTTGGTAGGTGGGCTGACTTGGGGTTGGCTGAATTTACTCATTGGGCTACTATTTCCCCTTGGTGTTATGGGAATTGATGCGGTAATTCGCCGTGTTCCTTTCCCTCCATTTCATCTGAGTTGGTGGATACGGCAATATCGGACGCGTCCTTCGGTAGTCATCAAAGACTCAGTAGTTCTTCAGGTGACGATTCTGATTTTACTGTTGTGCAGTGCAGTGGGAATTGGCTGGTTATTTGGTGTGAAACTTCATAAAGTCACAAGTGCCGGGGGTGACAATATATTTGTGGTATTGCTGATGAGTGTGGCATTTGTGGGAGTAGCGATCGCCTGTTGGACAAGTTTACCTCAAGTGGTGGCGATCGCAGAAGCACGAGAATCCGCCGAACACCTGTTTACTGTTGCCCAAGATGGTATTTTAGTGCTAGACCATCGAGGCATTATTCGTCAGGCTAACCCAGCAACTGAATTTTTCTTTGGTATCCACCCATCCCAGTTACAGGGAAATCACCTCAGCAAATGGCTACCGGAATTAACCCCCTATCCAGACGAGTGGACAAAGCGTAGCGAACAAACCCTACTCTGCAAAGGGAAAAATAGAACCCTGGATGTTTCCATTTCAGACCGACCACATCAGGATTTTCAGGAATATGTTGTCATTCTCCACGATATCACCGAGCGCAAACAAGCAGAAGAGATATTGCGAAACTCAGAAGCACAATTGCGTCAAGAGGCAAAACACCTCGCATCTCAACTCGTGCAAAGTGAAAAAATGTCCAGTTTGGGGCAGTTGGTTGCAGGTGTAGCGCACGAAATCAACAACCCAGTCAATTTTATTTATGGCAATATCAATTTTGCAAGTCAATATATCGAAGATTTACTAAAATTACTGCAATTATACCAGCAATATTATCCTAATCCAGTCCCAGAAATTGAAAATAAAATAGAAGCGATCGACTTAAATTTTCTCATTACAGACTTGCCCAATTTGCTATCTTCTATGGAAGTTGGCGCCGAAAGAATTACGGAAATTGTTTTATCTCTCCGAAATTTTTCCCGCTTGGACGAAGCAGAAATGAAAGCTGTAAATATCCATGAAGGTATAGATAGTACACTGATGATTTTGGAAAATCGCCTGAAGGCTAAACCTAACTCTGTAGGAATTGAGGTGATTAAAGAATACGGCGAACTACCATTAGTAGAATGTTACGCCGGACAATTAAATCAGGTATTTATGAATATTTTGGCAAATGCGATCGATGCGTTGGAAGAGTCATTAGTCATTAGTCATTCGTCATTTGCAACCGACAAAGGACTAATGACTAATAACAGAGGACAAATTCGCATTCACACTAAACTCAATAAGGATAAACAGGTAGTGATTCGCATTGCCGATAATGGTATAGGGATTCCAGAAGATGTACAACAACGTTTATTTGAACCTTTCTTTACTACTAAACCAGTTGGTAAAGGTACAGGATTAGGTTTATCTATTAGTTACCAGATTATCACCCAAAAACACCAGGGAAAATTACAATGTATTTCTACAGTTGGACAAGGTACCGAATTTGTAATTATAATTCCCCTAACCCAGAGAGCCATCTAA
- a CDS encoding SDR family NAD(P)-dependent oxidoreductase, with the protein MDLKLHGKSALVTGSTAGIGFAIAQGLAQEGVSVIVNGRSDQRVAQAIAKIQQSVPEAKVSGVVADAGTKAGVEQLFQEVPHVDILINNLGIYEPKSFFEITDEDWLKIFEVNVLSGVRLSRQYLQKQLEQNWGRIIFISSESAIQIPVEMIHYGTTKTAQLAIARGLAEITVGTGVTVNSVLPGPTRSEGVEVFISNLAQERGVSPAQVEAEFFQNVRPSSLIKRFETNEEVAAMVVYLSSPLASATNGAALRVDGGVIRSIV; encoded by the coding sequence ATGGACTTGAAATTGCATGGTAAATCCGCACTGGTAACCGGCTCAACGGCAGGCATTGGTTTTGCCATAGCCCAAGGGTTAGCTCAAGAGGGTGTATCAGTGATTGTTAATGGTCGGTCTGACCAAAGAGTAGCACAGGCGATCGCTAAAATTCAGCAAAGTGTACCCGAAGCGAAAGTTTCTGGTGTTGTTGCTGACGCAGGTACAAAAGCAGGAGTAGAGCAACTTTTTCAAGAAGTTCCTCACGTTGACATCCTAATTAACAATCTAGGTATTTATGAGCCAAAAAGCTTCTTTGAGATTACTGATGAAGACTGGTTAAAGATATTTGAGGTGAACGTACTCAGTGGAGTTCGTTTGAGTCGGCAATATCTGCAAAAGCAGCTAGAGCAAAACTGGGGGCGGATCATTTTTATTTCCAGTGAATCTGCCATTCAAATTCCAGTGGAAATGATTCACTACGGCACAACTAAGACAGCCCAGCTTGCCATTGCGCGGGGTTTAGCAGAAATAACTGTTGGTACTGGAGTCACAGTAAACTCCGTCCTACCAGGGCCAACCCGTTCAGAAGGCGTTGAAGTCTTTATTTCCAACCTAGCGCAGGAACGTGGTGTTAGTCCAGCCCAAGTTGAGGCGGAATTTTTCCAAAATGTCCGTCCAAGTTCCCTAATTAAACGCTTTGAAACCAATGAAGAAGTAGCAGCGATGGTAGTTTACCTGTCGAGTCCCCTGGCTTCAGCAACCAATGGTGCAGCTTTGCGGGTAGATGGTGGTGTTATTCGGTCAATTGTTTAG
- the shc gene encoding squalene--hopene cyclase — protein sequence MQTQDRVKVKQIAEAIAASQEYLLSIQNPAGYWWAELESNVTITAEVVLLHKIWETDQTRPLHKVADYLRQEQREHGGWELFYGDGGELSTSVEAYMALRLLGVPANDPALVRARKFILQRGGISKTRIFTKLHLALIGCYNWRGIPSLPPWIMLLPKAFPVNIYEMSSWARSSTVPLLIVCDRKPIFLTDGAINLDELYVESVDRVQWGLPRNNDWTDLFLTLDDGFKLAEHLNLVPFRAEGIKAAEKWILERQEVTGDWGGIIPAMLNSMLALRCLGYDQNDPIVERGLQAIDNFVIETEDSYRVQPCVSPVWDTAWAMRALVDSGFAPDDPAVVRAGEWLLEKQILDYGDWAVKNRQGKPGAWAFEFDNRFYPDVDDSAVVVMALHQAKLPNEKIKQGAIARALKWIASMQCKPGGWAAFDLDNDQDWLNSIPYGDLKAMIDPNTADVTARVIEMLGGCNLSIEPHNLERALSYLLGEQETEGCWFGRWGVNYIYGTSGVLSALALIDPQKHKLNIERGATWLLGCQNPDGGWGETCRSYDDPSLKGKGNSTASQTAWALIGLLAAGEATGKLALEAIERGIAYLVTTQQPDGTWFEADFTGTGFPCHFYLKYHMYQQYFPLIALGRYQAAIRKD from the coding sequence ATGCAAACACAAGACAGGGTAAAAGTCAAGCAAATCGCAGAAGCGATCGCAGCTAGCCAAGAATATCTGCTTTCAATTCAAAATCCGGCAGGTTACTGGTGGGCAGAGTTGGAATCCAATGTCACCATCACTGCTGAAGTGGTGCTTTTGCATAAGATTTGGGAAACAGACCAAACCAGACCTTTGCACAAAGTTGCAGACTACCTGCGTCAAGAGCAACGGGAGCATGGCGGCTGGGAGCTTTTCTACGGTGATGGCGGAGAACTTAGTACTTCAGTAGAAGCCTACATGGCGCTGAGACTGCTAGGTGTGCCAGCAAACGATCCGGCGCTGGTTCGGGCGCGAAAGTTTATTCTCCAACGCGGTGGTATCAGCAAAACTCGGATTTTTACCAAGTTGCACCTAGCCTTGATTGGCTGTTACAACTGGCGTGGTATTCCCTCACTACCACCTTGGATCATGCTATTGCCCAAAGCTTTTCCAGTTAATATTTACGAGATGTCTAGTTGGGCGCGTTCCAGCACAGTACCGCTGTTGATTGTATGCGATCGCAAACCGATTTTTCTCACTGACGGAGCTATCAACTTAGATGAACTATACGTTGAAAGTGTGGATCGAGTCCAGTGGGGATTACCCCGAAATAACGATTGGACAGATTTATTCCTCACCCTTGATGATGGGTTCAAGTTGGCAGAACACCTGAATTTAGTACCTTTCCGGGCAGAAGGCATCAAAGCCGCCGAAAAGTGGATTTTAGAACGCCAAGAAGTTACAGGCGACTGGGGCGGCATTATTCCAGCGATGCTGAATTCCATGCTGGCTTTGCGGTGTCTGGGTTATGACCAAAACGACCCCATTGTAGAAAGAGGGTTGCAGGCAATTGATAACTTTGTGATTGAAACAGAGGACAGCTACCGGGTACAACCCTGTGTTTCACCCGTGTGGGATACAGCTTGGGCGATGCGTGCTTTGGTAGATTCTGGTTTTGCACCAGATGATCCGGCTGTGGTGCGAGCTGGCGAATGGTTGCTGGAAAAGCAAATTTTAGACTATGGAGATTGGGCTGTCAAAAATCGCCAGGGAAAACCAGGGGCTTGGGCGTTTGAGTTTGACAATCGCTTTTATCCTGATGTTGATGATTCGGCTGTGGTGGTGATGGCACTACATCAAGCCAAACTACCTAATGAAAAAATCAAGCAAGGTGCGATCGCCCGTGCCTTAAAATGGATTGCATCTATGCAGTGTAAACCAGGGGGTTGGGCTGCTTTTGATTTGGACAATGACCAAGATTGGCTAAACTCCATCCCCTATGGAGACTTGAAAGCGATGATTGACCCAAACACCGCAGATGTTACCGCCAGGGTAATAGAAATGCTGGGTGGTTGTAATTTGTCAATTGAACCGCACAACTTAGAGCGGGCGCTTAGTTATCTTTTGGGCGAACAGGAAACAGAAGGCTGTTGGTTTGGTCGTTGGGGTGTAAATTACATCTACGGTACTAGTGGCGTCCTCTCAGCCTTAGCCTTGATTGACCCTCAAAAGCATAAACTCAATATAGAACGGGGAGCAACTTGGTTATTGGGATGTCAAAACCCAGATGGCGGTTGGGGCGAAACTTGTCGCAGCTACGACGATCCCAGCCTTAAAGGAAAAGGAAACAGTACTGCATCTCAAACTGCTTGGGCTTTAATTGGTCTGTTGGCAGCAGGTGAAGCAACTGGTAAATTAGCGCTTGAGGCTATTGAGCGGGGAATTGCCTATCTTGTGACAACTCAACAGCCAGATGGTACTTGGTTTGAAGCAGATTTTACAGGTACTGGCTTTCCTTGTCATTTTTATCTCAAGTATCACATGTATCAACAATACTTTCCTTTAATTGCGCTAGGTCGCTATCAAGCAGCGATCAGAAAAGATTAA
- a CDS encoding ArsR/SmtB family transcription factor has translation MRFLYHPDRKNISLPGVLYALGDPVRLEIVRLLASEGEQCCARFDFAIAKSTMSNHFKILRESGIVFTRKEGTQHINILRREDLEMLFPGLLDAVLKAAQPLSLDPASSKQAASTRGRGQGW, from the coding sequence ATGAGATTCCTTTATCATCCAGATAGAAAAAATATTTCTTTGCCGGGAGTGTTGTATGCATTGGGCGACCCAGTGCGTTTAGAGATTGTGCGGCTGTTGGCTAGTGAGGGGGAACAATGCTGTGCGAGGTTTGATTTTGCGATCGCCAAGTCTACTATGTCCAATCACTTTAAAATTTTACGCGAATCGGGGATAGTATTTACACGTAAAGAGGGTACACAGCACATTAATATACTGCGACGTGAAGATTTAGAGATGCTGTTTCCAGGTTTGCTGGATGCGGTGTTGAAAGCGGCTCAACCATTATCTCTTGACCCCGCCAGTAGTAAACAAGCAGCCTCAACTAGAGGTAGGGGGCAAGGCTGGTGA